The following is a genomic window from Rutidosis leptorrhynchoides isolate AG116_Rl617_1_P2 chromosome 8, CSIRO_AGI_Rlap_v1, whole genome shotgun sequence.
TTGTGGAGTACGATAACCTTGTCAAAGTAATATAAAGATGAAAATTCAATGTCTAGATTCGGATAGAATCAGCAGTCTTCCTCAAAACATAATTGAAAATGTTCTAATACTTATCCCAATTCGAGATGCGGTGAAAACGAGTATTTTGTCAAAGAAATGGAGGTATTGTTGGACATCTATGCCGAAACTTGCGTTCCATGATAAGATGGTTGAAATACCATCTGATGTAATACCTTTGAAGGAATATGCGATTGTGAGTGCAATCTTTAATGTTTTGTTACTTCACACGGGCCCAATACTGGAGTTTGAATATGTTGGTGAAATTAGAATGGATTATGGGTTTGATCAGATACTACTTTATCTTTCGAGGAACAAGATTGTGAAAAAATGTATCTTTGATATTTCAATATGGCCCTACAAGCTACCCTGTTCTTTTTTTTTCATTGCATGAATTGGAATCGCTAGAGCTCATAAATTGTAGGTTGGAACTTCCATTAACGTTTAAAAGGTTTAGTAGGCTGAGGTTTTTGAGTTTACTTGCTGTTAAGGTTTCTTCTACAGTACTTCGACGTTTTCTCTCTAATTGCAGCTACTAATGGATGTCATTTTGGTAGGGTTCATATACTCACCTATGAAGTTCTTTTGATTCAGagatgttattatattattataaaaataactttttttttccttttctgtaGGAAATAAGTCAAGAAGACTCTGAAGGAGAAAGAAAGTTTACATGTATGGATCTAATAAAGTGTGTGCCTTTGCTTCGAACTTTGGATATCTTGGATTGTTATATGGGGGTAATACATAAGATTGAATTTATTTC
Proteins encoded in this region:
- the LOC139864289 gene encoding F-box/FBD/LRR-repeat protein At1g13570-like codes for the protein MKIQCLDSDRISSLPQNIIENVLILIPIRDAVKTSILSKKWRYCWTSMPKLAFHDKMVEIPSDVIPLKEYAIVSAIFNVLLLHTGPILEFEYVGEIRMDYGFDQILLYLSRNKIVKKCGMPQKLPAPIVHLKYLILEMYLTDHDQVSSTLCLLKNAPNLEKVHLTIFKKEDAPHISVKCFDFDYPSFNFDSLEELEMIYYVNAVGN